From a single Triplophysa rosa linkage group LG1, Trosa_1v2, whole genome shotgun sequence genomic region:
- the LOC130552492 gene encoding prostaglandin reductase 1-like isoform X1 — translation MRHYARLFTQLRQTMVQAKTWVLKHHFEGFPKDGDFELKVVELPDFKDGEVLLEAVFLSVDPYMRPYSHVRMQAGDVMIGTQVAKVTQSNNPAFPVGCHVVGRCGWRTHTVSDGSDITRVLADWPQDVSLSHALGAIGMPGLTALYGLEEVCAIKPGETLLVNAAAGAVGSVAGQIAKLKGCRVVGSAGADDKVAYLKELGFDQAFNYKTVSSLEEALKNASPEGYDCYFENVGGHFSSVAIQQMKTFGRIAVCGGISLYNVTTPQTGPYPHLTMIFKQLKMEGFLVGRWEHKNEESLKRMLTWMQEGKLKCREHVTVGFENMPAAFMGMLRGENIGKAIIKV, via the exons TATGCTCGCTTATTTACACAGCTGCGACAAACAATGGTTCAAGCCAAAACTTGGGTCCTAAAACATCACTTTGAAGGATTTCCTAAGGACGGCGACTTCGAGCTGAAAGTAGTGGAGCTCCCTGACTTTAAAGATGGAG AGGTTCTTCTGGAGGCTGTGTTCCTCAGTGTGGACCCGTATATGCG accaTACAGTCATGTTCGAATGCAGGCTGGAGATGTCATGATTGGAACTCAAGTGGCCAA GGTAACTCAGAGTAATAATCCTGCATTTCCAGTGGGCTGTCATGTGGTTGGTCGATGTGGCTGGAGAACACATACTGTGTCAGATGGGAGTGATATCACACGAGTTTTGGCTGACTGGCCTCAGGATGTCTCCCTCTCACATGCTCTTGGAGCCATTGGGATGCCAGG GCTGACTGCACTCTATGGTTTGGAAGAGGTCTGTGCCATCAAACCAGGAGAAACGTTACTGGTGAATGCAGCCGCAGGAGCAGTGGGCTCTGTAGCGGGTCAGATAGCCAAACTTAAAGGCTGCAGGGTTGTGGGCTCAGCTGGTGCTGATGACAAGGTGGCATACCTGAAAGAGCTGGGCTTTGACCAGGCTTTTAACTATAAGACCGTCTCCTCGCTGGAGGAGGCACTGAAGAACGCTTCACCTGAAGGATATGACTGCTACTTTGAGAAT GTTGGTGGTCACTTTTCCAGTGTTGCTATTCAACAGATGAAGACTTTTGGCCGTATTGCTGTGTGTGGAGGAATATCCCTGTACAATGTCACCACCCCTCAGACAG gACCTTATCCACACCTAACCATGATCTTTAAGCAGCTGAAAATGGAAGGTTTCTTGGTGGGTAGGTGggaacataaaaatgaagagTCACTGAAGCGAATGTTGACCTGGATGCAGGAG GGAAAGCTGAAGTGCAGAGAGCATGTTACTGTTGGGTTTGAAAATATGCCTGCTGCATTCATGGGGATGCTGCGAGGGGAAAACATAGGGAAGGCCATTATTAAAGTCTGA
- the LOC130552492 gene encoding prostaglandin reductase 1-like isoform X2 — protein MRHYARLFTQLRQTMVQAKTWVLKHHFEGFPKDGDFELKVVELPDFKDGEVLLEAVFLSVDPYMRVTQSNNPAFPVGCHVVGRCGWRTHTVSDGSDITRVLADWPQDVSLSHALGAIGMPGLTALYGLEEVCAIKPGETLLVNAAAGAVGSVAGQIAKLKGCRVVGSAGADDKVAYLKELGFDQAFNYKTVSSLEEALKNASPEGYDCYFENVGGHFSSVAIQQMKTFGRIAVCGGISLYNVTTPQTGPYPHLTMIFKQLKMEGFLVGRWEHKNEESLKRMLTWMQEGKLKCREHVTVGFENMPAAFMGMLRGENIGKAIIKV, from the exons TATGCTCGCTTATTTACACAGCTGCGACAAACAATGGTTCAAGCCAAAACTTGGGTCCTAAAACATCACTTTGAAGGATTTCCTAAGGACGGCGACTTCGAGCTGAAAGTAGTGGAGCTCCCTGACTTTAAAGATGGAG AGGTTCTTCTGGAGGCTGTGTTCCTCAGTGTGGACCCGTATATGCG GGTAACTCAGAGTAATAATCCTGCATTTCCAGTGGGCTGTCATGTGGTTGGTCGATGTGGCTGGAGAACACATACTGTGTCAGATGGGAGTGATATCACACGAGTTTTGGCTGACTGGCCTCAGGATGTCTCCCTCTCACATGCTCTTGGAGCCATTGGGATGCCAGG GCTGACTGCACTCTATGGTTTGGAAGAGGTCTGTGCCATCAAACCAGGAGAAACGTTACTGGTGAATGCAGCCGCAGGAGCAGTGGGCTCTGTAGCGGGTCAGATAGCCAAACTTAAAGGCTGCAGGGTTGTGGGCTCAGCTGGTGCTGATGACAAGGTGGCATACCTGAAAGAGCTGGGCTTTGACCAGGCTTTTAACTATAAGACCGTCTCCTCGCTGGAGGAGGCACTGAAGAACGCTTCACCTGAAGGATATGACTGCTACTTTGAGAAT GTTGGTGGTCACTTTTCCAGTGTTGCTATTCAACAGATGAAGACTTTTGGCCGTATTGCTGTGTGTGGAGGAATATCCCTGTACAATGTCACCACCCCTCAGACAG gACCTTATCCACACCTAACCATGATCTTTAAGCAGCTGAAAATGGAAGGTTTCTTGGTGGGTAGGTGggaacataaaaatgaagagTCACTGAAGCGAATGTTGACCTGGATGCAGGAG GGAAAGCTGAAGTGCAGAGAGCATGTTACTGTTGGGTTTGAAAATATGCCTGCTGCATTCATGGGGATGCTGCGAGGGGAAAACATAGGGAAGGCCATTATTAAAGTCTGA